In Mesoplodon densirostris isolate mMesDen1 chromosome 5, mMesDen1 primary haplotype, whole genome shotgun sequence, a single window of DNA contains:
- the LOC132490400 gene encoding small ubiquitin-related modifier 2-like — MACACPHYLEGQSAAGETPAFALAEEKPKEGVKTENNHHINLKVVGQDGSVVQLKIKRHTPLSKPMKAYCEKQLEMEDENTLDVFQQQTEGVY; from the exons ATGGCCTGTGCCTGCCCCCACTACCTGGAGGGCCAAT CGGCCGCAGGGGAGACTCCTGCATTTGCCTTGGCTGAGGAAAAGCCCAAGGAAGGAGTCAAGACTGAGAACAACCATCATATTAATTTGAAGGTGGTGGGGCAGGACGGTTCCGTGGTGCAGTTGAAGATTAAGAG gcataCACCACTTAGTAAACCAATGAAAGCCTATTGTGAAAA ACAGTTGGAAATGGAGGATGAAAATACACTTGATGTGTTTCAGCAGCAGACAGAAGGTGTCTACTGA